One part of the Anaeromyxobacter sp. Fw109-5 genome encodes these proteins:
- the dnaK gene encoding molecular chaperone DnaK, giving the protein MAKIIGIDLGTTNSVVAVMEGKDAVVITNEEGSRLTPSVVAYTKEGERLVGQVAKRQAITNPEKTIYSIKRFMGRRFSEVQDEMKRVPYHVVEGPNGDARIQVDSKQYSAPEISAQILLKLKRAAENYLGEKVTDAVITVPAYFNDAQRQATKDAGEIAGLNVRRIVNEPTAAALAYGLDRKKNEKIAVYDFGGGTFDISILEVGENVVEVLATNGDTHLGGDNIDQKIIDWLIAEFRKDTGIDVSKDKMVLQRLKEAAEKAKIELSSMMETEINLPFLTADQTGPKHLSIKLSRAKLEQMVEDLIERSVEPTRKCLADAKLSAEQIDEVVLVGGQTRMPAVMERVKKLFGKEPNRSVNPDEVVAVGAAVQAGVLSGDVKDILLLDVTPLSLGVETLGGVMTRLIERNTTIPAKRSEVFSTASDSQTSVEIHVLQGEREMARDNRTLGRFHLEGIPPAPRGVPQIEVTFDIDANGILNVSAKDKGTGKETKITITQSSGLAKDEVEKMVADARSHEAEDKQRREEVEQKNRAENLAYQMEKLLKDNKDKLPAASVKEIEEAVAEVHKLREKGTADELKAAMERLERASHKAAEELYKGAAPGAAPGPQEGAPGEEKPKENVVDAEFKQV; this is encoded by the coding sequence ATGGCCAAGATCATCGGCATCGACCTCGGGACGACGAACTCCGTCGTCGCGGTGATGGAAGGCAAGGACGCCGTCGTCATCACCAACGAGGAAGGCTCCCGCCTCACCCCGAGCGTGGTCGCCTATACCAAGGAAGGGGAGCGGCTCGTCGGGCAGGTGGCGAAGCGGCAGGCCATCACCAACCCCGAGAAGACCATCTACTCCATCAAGCGGTTCATGGGGCGCCGGTTCTCGGAGGTGCAGGACGAGATGAAGCGCGTCCCCTACCACGTGGTGGAGGGGCCGAACGGCGACGCGCGCATCCAGGTGGACTCCAAGCAGTACTCCGCGCCCGAGATCAGCGCGCAGATCCTGCTGAAGCTGAAGCGCGCCGCGGAGAACTACCTCGGCGAGAAGGTGACCGACGCCGTCATCACGGTGCCGGCCTACTTCAACGACGCCCAGCGGCAGGCGACCAAGGACGCGGGCGAGATCGCGGGCCTCAACGTCCGGCGCATCGTGAACGAGCCCACCGCGGCCGCGCTCGCCTACGGCCTCGACCGCAAGAAGAACGAGAAGATCGCGGTCTACGACTTCGGCGGCGGCACGTTCGACATCTCGATCCTCGAGGTGGGCGAGAACGTGGTGGAGGTGCTCGCCACGAACGGCGACACGCACCTCGGCGGCGACAACATCGACCAGAAGATCATCGACTGGCTCATCGCCGAGTTCCGCAAGGACACCGGGATCGACGTCTCGAAGGACAAGATGGTGCTCCAGCGCCTGAAGGAGGCGGCGGAGAAGGCCAAGATCGAGCTCTCCTCGATGATGGAGACCGAGATCAACCTGCCGTTCCTGACCGCCGATCAGACCGGACCCAAGCACCTGTCGATCAAGCTCTCGCGCGCGAAGCTCGAGCAGATGGTCGAGGACCTCATCGAGCGCTCGGTCGAGCCGACGCGGAAGTGCCTCGCCGACGCGAAGCTCTCCGCCGAGCAGATCGACGAGGTGGTGCTCGTCGGCGGCCAGACCCGCATGCCGGCCGTCATGGAGCGGGTGAAGAAGCTCTTCGGCAAGGAGCCGAACCGCTCGGTGAACCCGGACGAGGTGGTCGCCGTCGGCGCGGCGGTGCAGGCCGGCGTGCTCTCCGGCGACGTCAAGGACATCCTGCTCCTCGACGTGACCCCGCTCTCGCTCGGCGTCGAGACGCTCGGCGGCGTCATGACGCGCCTCATCGAGCGCAACACGACCATCCCGGCGAAGCGCTCCGAGGTGTTCTCGACCGCGTCCGACAGCCAGACTTCCGTCGAGATCCACGTGCTCCAGGGCGAGCGCGAGATGGCGCGGGACAACCGCACCCTCGGCCGCTTCCACCTCGAGGGGATCCCGCCCGCGCCGCGCGGCGTGCCCCAGATCGAGGTGACGTTCGACATCGACGCGAACGGCATCCTGAACGTGTCCGCGAAGGACAAGGGCACCGGGAAGGAGACCAAGATCACCATCACCCAGTCCTCGGGCCTCGCGAAGGACGAGGTCGAGAAGATGGTGGCGGACGCCCGCTCGCACGAGGCGGAGGACAAGCAGCGTCGCGAGGAGGTCGAGCAGAAGAACCGGGCCGAGAACCTCGCCTACCAGATGGAGAAGCTGCTGAAGGACAACAAGGACAAGCTGCCGGCCGCCAGCGTGAAGGAGATCGAGGAGGCCGTCGCGGAGGTCCACAAGCTGCGCGAGAAGGGCACGGCCGACGAGCTGAAGGCGGCGATGGAGCGGCTCGAGCGCGCCAGCCACAAGGCCGCGGAGGAGCTCTACAAGGGCGCCGCCCCCGGCGCGGCGCCTGGCCCGCAAGAGGGGGCGCCCGGCGAGGAGAAGCCGAAGGAGAACGTGGTCGACGCCGAGTTCAAGCAGGTCTGA
- a CDS encoding diacylglycerol kinase family protein: protein MVASAERFACPTEQPVVGPSSPVAVLLNAHAKQVNAEVRRALSRVVPDEHLYLSRSQDEASDIAEEVVSRRYGTVFTGGGDGTFVAWVNRILESAERRAARPPRFGVLALGTGNAVAEMVGATPRRHAQDLARFLRGDIGGVRRLDLVTCAGRRTPFAGVGVDAAVVNDYCWIRERLSGTPLRKLCLGAPGYGLAVALRSAPRYLLERRPAYCEIVNVGRAAWRLDGSGERIGRPIAHGELLYAGPCMMAAASTVPYYGLGLRAFPFAGRAPGVMQLRLATSIGVPTVLMNLPSIWSGDFAHEGLLDFHADRVALRFERPMPLQVGGDAEGWRDELTFGVAANPVEIVDFGPRAAA, encoded by the coding sequence ATGGTCGCCAGCGCCGAGCGGTTCGCCTGCCCAACCGAGCAGCCGGTCGTCGGGCCCTCGTCGCCAGTGGCGGTCCTCCTGAACGCGCACGCGAAGCAGGTCAACGCCGAGGTCCGGCGGGCCCTCTCGCGCGTCGTTCCCGACGAGCACCTGTACCTCTCGCGCAGCCAGGACGAGGCGAGCGACATCGCGGAGGAGGTGGTCTCGCGACGCTACGGCACCGTCTTCACCGGCGGCGGCGACGGGACCTTCGTCGCGTGGGTGAACCGGATCCTGGAGAGCGCCGAGCGTCGCGCCGCGCGCCCGCCCCGCTTCGGCGTGCTGGCGCTCGGGACGGGCAACGCGGTCGCCGAGATGGTCGGAGCGACGCCGCGGCGGCATGCCCAGGACCTCGCGCGCTTCCTGCGCGGCGACATCGGCGGCGTGCGCAGGCTCGATCTCGTCACGTGCGCCGGGCGCCGCACCCCCTTCGCCGGCGTCGGCGTCGACGCGGCGGTGGTCAACGACTACTGCTGGATCCGCGAGCGGCTCTCGGGGACCCCGCTGCGCAAGCTCTGCCTGGGCGCGCCCGGCTACGGTCTGGCCGTCGCGCTGCGCTCCGCGCCGCGCTACCTGCTCGAGCGCCGCCCGGCGTACTGCGAGATCGTCAACGTCGGCCGGGCCGCCTGGCGTCTCGACGGGAGCGGCGAGCGGATCGGCCGGCCCATCGCGCACGGCGAGCTCCTCTACGCAGGCCCGTGCATGATGGCCGCCGCGAGCACCGTCCCCTACTACGGCCTCGGCCTCCGCGCGTTCCCGTTCGCCGGACGGGCGCCGGGGGTCATGCAGCTCCGCCTCGCCACGTCCATCGGCGTCCCCACCGTCCTCATGAACCTGCCGAGCATCTGGTCCGGCGACTTCGCGCACGAGGGGCTGCTCGACTTCCACGCGGACCGGGTAGCGCTCCGGTTCGAGCGCCCCATGCCGCTGCAGGTGGGCGGCGACGCCGAGGGCTGGCGCGACGAGCTCACGTTCGGAGTGGCGGCGAATCCCGTCGAGATCGTCGACTTCGGACCGCGCGCCGCCGCGTGA
- a CDS encoding ATP-binding protein, translating to MKILAVDDRAENLLAIESVLGTAEYEIVKARSGADALRFLLRDECALILMDVQMPHMDGIETAKLVRANERTRAIPIVFVTAMSDEERYVARGYDAGAIDYLLKPVDPDVLRAKVAAFVELHRAKQEIVRQAALLAEQEKRERQRALAQLELKNLRRERAAQERYRRLVEGITHAIVWTADPATLACTFVSPAAEKLTGHPVDRWTSGPDHWLTLLPDSARARLLDAIRGLAPGAEGVSIEHELVCADGRMLRFETEVRLVPSEEEGRLEVRGFSVDVTVARLAEETLEFLDRAGAGLAESLDLATTADVAARIGVPFLAAAAVVHVDAVDALPAILAVAHRDPSRDGLLRDLVRDAPLARPREDGRPEVLDDARPLLSAQAAASAEALLGPGPIRVVSVALRGRDRVVGALQFLAVPHLDARALRLAEELGRRAAQAIDHALVYRAAQHAVSVRDEFISIASHELRTPLTPLHLQMKALQRAVSALQGSPRREALLDRLGTCARQVDRMTRLVANLLDVTRLHAGRLEVEREPFELGELVADLAGRFRDELTRSGRLLELQLEPAVHGRWDRLKLDQVLTNLVSNAVRYGGQGPVSVTLRREHDDAVLVVADSGIGIAPDDVALVFDRYHKGTNSRAHGGLGLGLYITRRIVEAHGGTIGVESRLGEGSVFTVRLPLDGAR from the coding sequence GTGAAGATCCTCGCGGTGGACGATCGGGCGGAGAACCTGCTCGCCATCGAGTCGGTGCTGGGGACCGCCGAGTACGAGATCGTGAAGGCGCGCTCCGGCGCCGACGCGCTGCGATTCCTGCTGCGCGACGAGTGCGCCCTCATCCTCATGGACGTGCAGATGCCGCACATGGACGGCATCGAGACGGCGAAGCTCGTCCGGGCGAACGAGCGCACGCGAGCGATCCCCATCGTCTTCGTCACGGCGATGTCCGACGAGGAGCGCTACGTCGCGCGGGGGTACGACGCCGGCGCGATCGACTACCTCCTCAAGCCGGTCGACCCCGACGTGCTGCGCGCGAAGGTGGCGGCGTTCGTCGAGCTCCACCGCGCCAAGCAGGAGATCGTCCGCCAGGCGGCGCTGCTCGCCGAGCAGGAGAAGCGGGAGCGGCAGCGCGCGCTGGCGCAGCTCGAGCTGAAGAACCTCCGCCGCGAGCGCGCCGCGCAGGAACGCTATCGCCGCCTCGTCGAGGGGATCACCCACGCGATCGTGTGGACGGCCGACCCGGCGACGCTCGCCTGCACCTTCGTGAGCCCAGCGGCGGAGAAGCTCACCGGACACCCCGTCGACCGCTGGACGAGCGGGCCGGACCACTGGCTCACGCTCCTCCCGGACTCGGCCCGTGCCCGCCTGCTGGACGCGATCCGGGGCCTCGCGCCGGGGGCCGAGGGTGTCTCGATCGAGCATGAGCTCGTCTGCGCGGACGGGCGCATGCTCCGGTTCGAGACGGAGGTTCGCCTCGTGCCCTCCGAGGAGGAGGGCCGGCTCGAGGTGCGCGGGTTCTCGGTCGACGTGACCGTCGCGCGGCTCGCCGAGGAGACGCTCGAGTTTCTGGATCGTGCAGGCGCCGGCCTCGCAGAGTCGCTCGACCTCGCCACCACCGCGGACGTCGCGGCCAGGATCGGGGTCCCGTTCCTCGCGGCGGCCGCGGTGGTGCACGTGGACGCGGTGGACGCGCTGCCCGCCATCCTGGCGGTGGCGCACCGCGACCCCTCGCGCGACGGGCTCCTGCGCGACCTCGTGCGTGACGCCCCGCTCGCGCGGCCCCGGGAGGATGGGCGCCCCGAGGTCCTGGACGACGCGCGGCCGCTCCTGTCGGCCCAGGCGGCGGCGAGCGCGGAGGCGCTCCTCGGGCCTGGCCCGATCCGCGTCGTCTCCGTGGCGCTCCGCGGCCGTGATCGCGTCGTCGGCGCGCTGCAGTTCCTCGCCGTCCCCCACCTGGACGCGCGGGCGCTCCGGCTGGCGGAGGAGCTGGGTCGAAGGGCCGCGCAGGCCATCGACCATGCGCTCGTGTACCGGGCCGCGCAGCACGCGGTGAGCGTGCGCGACGAGTTCATCTCCATCGCCTCGCACGAGCTGCGGACGCCGCTCACGCCGCTGCACCTCCAGATGAAGGCGCTGCAGCGGGCGGTGTCCGCCCTGCAGGGGAGCCCGCGCCGCGAGGCGCTCCTCGACCGCCTCGGGACCTGCGCGCGCCAGGTCGACCGCATGACCCGGCTCGTCGCGAACCTGCTCGACGTGACGCGCCTGCACGCAGGGAGGCTCGAGGTGGAGCGCGAGCCCTTCGAGCTGGGAGAGCTCGTGGCCGATCTCGCCGGACGGTTCCGCGACGAGCTCACGCGCTCGGGCCGCCTGCTCGAGCTCCAGCTCGAGCCGGCCGTCCACGGGCGCTGGGACCGGCTGAAGCTGGACCAGGTGCTCACGAACCTGGTCTCGAACGCGGTGCGCTACGGCGGGCAGGGGCCGGTCTCGGTCACGCTGCGGCGGGAGCACGACGACGCCGTGCTCGTCGTGGCGGACTCCGGGATCGGGATCGCACCCGACGACGTCGCGCTCGTCTTCGATCGCTATCACAAGGGGACGAACTCCCGCGCGCACGGCGGGCTCGGGCTCGGGCTCTACATCACCCGGCGCATCGTCGAGGCCCACGGCGGGACCATCGGCGTCGAGAGCCGTCTCGGGGAGGGCTCGGTGTTCACCGTCCGGCTGCCGCTGGACGGCGCCCGCTAG